A genomic region of Glycine max cultivar Williams 82 chromosome 15, Glycine_max_v4.0, whole genome shotgun sequence contains the following coding sequences:
- the LOC100795747 gene encoding ESCRT-related protein CHMP1B yields the protein MGNTEKLMNQIMELKFTSKSLQRQSRKCEKEEKSEKLKVKKAIEKGNMDGARIYAENAIRKRTEQMNYLRLASRLDAVVARLDTQAKMTTISKSMGNIVKSLESSLATGNLQKMSETMDSFEKQFVNMEVQAEFMESAMAGSTSLSTPEGEVNSLMQQVADDYGLEVSVGLPQPAAHAVPAKEADKVDEDDLSRRLAELKARG from the coding sequence ATGGGGAACACGGAGAAGCTGATGAACCAGATCATGGAATTGAAATTCACTTCGAAATCGCTGCAGCGTCAATCGCGTAAGTGCGAGAAGGAGGAGAAATCGGAGAAGCTGAAGGTGAAGAAGGCGATCGAGAAAGGCAACATGGACGGCGCTCGAATCTACGCGGAGAACGCGATCCGTAAGCGCACGGAGCAGATGAACTACCTCCGCCTGGCCTCGCGCCTCGACGCCGTGGTCGCCCGCCTCGACACGCAGGCGAAGATGACGACGATCAGCAAGTCGATGGGCAACATCGTGAAATCGCTGGAGTCATCGCTGGCCACGGGGAACCTCCAGAAGATGTCGGAGACCATGGACTCGTTCGAGAAGCAGTTCGTGAACATGGAGGTCCAGGCCGAGTTCATGGAGAGCGCCATGGCCGGATCCACCTCCCTCTCCACTCCCGAAGGAGAGGTCAACAGCCTCATGCAGCAGGTTGCCGACGACTACGGCCTCGAGGTCTCCGTCGGCCTCCCGCAGCCCGCCGCTCACGCCGTCCCTGCCAAGGAGGCCGACAAGGTCGACGAGGACGACTTGTCTCGCCGCCTGGCCGAACTCAAGGCTAGAGGTTAA
- the LOC100500189 gene encoding 60S ribosomal protein L28-2-like (The RefSeq protein has 1 substitution compared to this genomic sequence) has protein sequence MATVPGQLIWEVVKKNNSFLVKEFGRGTQSVQFSREPNNLYNLNTFKYSGLANKKTVTVQPTGKDQSVLLATTKTKKQNKPAALLHKSVMKKEFRRMAKAVQNQVADNYYRPDLKKAALARLSAVNRSLRVAKSGVKKRNRQAVKVPSRK, from the exons atggcGACCGTACCAGGACAGCTCATATGGGAGGTCGTAAAGAAGAACAACTCTTTCTTGGTGAAAGAGTTCGGAAGGGGCACTCAGAGCGTGCAGTTCAGCAGAGAGCCCAACAATCTCTACAACCTCAACACTTTCAAGTACTCCG GTTTGGCGAACAAGAAAACTGTCACTGTTCAACCTGCGGGTAAAGACCAGTCTGTGTTGCTGGCAACAACCAAGACAAAGAAGCAAAACAAGCCTGCTGCTTTGCTTCACAAATCTGTCATGAAAAAGGAGTTCCGGAGGATGGCAAAGGCAGTGCAAAATCAG GTAGCAGATAACTACTACAGGCCTGATCTCAAAAAGGCAGCTCTGGCAAGGTTGAGCGCTGTCAATAGGAGCCTCAGAGTTGCTAAGTCTGGTGTGAAGAAGAGGAACAGACAGGCTGTGAAGGTCCCTAGCAGGAAGTGA